The DNA window CGAGAGAGATGCTGCGCGCCGCCGAGCCCCACCTGCGCTTCATGCCGTCGCTCTTCAACGTCACGGAGCACGCCTTCTTTGGCGCGCTGGTGCAGGCGGCGGGAGGTGACAGCGGCGCGGAGGCGGAGCGCCGCGCACGTCGGGCTCAAGTCGAGGAGGCGTGGCTGCGCTTCCGGCACTGGGCGGCGAACTGTCCGGAGAACTTCCGCCACCGGCACCTGATGCTGTCCGCGGAGCGGGCGCGCCTGGATGGACACTTCACGGAAGCCGCGGAGCTGTTGGACGAGGCCATCGACCGCGCGCGCGAGGAAGGCTTCGCGCAGGACGAGGCGCTCGCCAACACGCTCGCGGGCCGCCTCTACAGCGCGCTGGGCCGCAAGCGTGTCGCCATGCTGTACCTGCGCGCCGCGAGAGAGGGCTATGCCCGCTGGGGCGCCAAGTCGGTGGTCTCCGCGCTCCAGGAGGAGTTCCCAGACCTTCAAGTGCAGGAGCCCGGCTTCTGGGACCAGGCCGTCACGCCCACGGGGGATGACTTCCGAGGTGCCTCGCTCGACCTCTTGAGCATCCTCAAGGCCGCGCAGTCCCTGTCCGGGGAGGTGGCGCTGGAGCAGTTGTTGGAGAAGTTGATGGCGGTGTGTCTGGAGGTCGCGGGCGCGCAGCGGGGCGCGCTGGCGCTGGAGGAGCAGGGCACGCTGCTGCTCGAAGCCGTGGGGGTGGTGGGGGAGCCGATGTCCCGGCTGCACGTGCCGCTCGCGGGCTCCGAACAGGTGCCGGAGTCCTTGCTGGGCCATGCGTACCGCACCGGCGACGCGGTGGTGCTGGGAGACGCCGTGCACCAGGGCCGCTTCGTGTCGGATGCCTACGTGGCGAAGCAGCGGGTGAAGTCGGCGCTGGTGGTGCCCATCCGCCGGCATGCGCGCACCATGGGCGTGCTCTACTTGGAGAACAACCTGGCCACGCATGCCTTCACCCCGGACCGGGTGCGCGTGCTCCAGTTGTTGTCCTCGCAGATGGCCATCTCTCTGGAGAACAGCCTCCTCTTCGAGGAGCGCAAGCGCGCCGAGGAGGCCGTGCGTTTCCTCGCCGAGTCGAGCGTGGTGCTGGCGGAGTCCTTCGACTTCGAAGCCACGCTCACGCGCCTGGCGCGGCTGTCGGTGCCCTTCCTGGCCACCGTCTGCGCCATCGACGTGGTGGAGACCTCGGGCGCCATCCGCCGGCTCTCCACCGCGCACGCCGACCCCGCCTTCGAGCGGGTCGCCCATGAGTTGCAGGAGGCGTACACCCCCCACTGGGACTCCTCACAGCCCGCCACGCAGGTGCTCCGCACCCGGCAGCCCTTGCTCATTCCGGTGCTCACCGACGAAATCCTGGAGCGGCTGTGTCGCGATGCGCACCATGTCTCGCTCATCCGCGCGATGAAGGCGCGCACGTTGATGGCGGTGCCATTGATTGCGCGAGGCCGGATGCTGGGCGTCATCACGCTGGTCTCCTCGGTGCCGGGACGGCGCTATGGGCCCTCGGACCTGGAGCTGGCGCAGGACCTGGCGCGCCGCGCGGCCATCGCCCTGGACAACGCGCGGCTGTACCACGAGTCCCAGGAGGCCATCCGGCTGCGCGACGAGTTCCTCTCCATCGCCGCGCATGAGCTGTACACGCCCATCACCGCGCTCCAGCTCTCCGTGCAGGGCCTGGCCCGAAGCGAGTCGCCCACGCGAGACGCGGTGCTGCGCACGTCCCGGACCACCCAGGCCCAGACGCGCAGGCTGGCGCACCTCGTCGATGAGCTGCTCGATGTCTCGCGCATCCAGACGGGGCGGCTCCACCTGAACCTGGAGATGGTGGACCTGGGCGCCGTGGTGCGGGACGTGATGGAGGGCTTGAGCGACGCCATCCGCCGCGCCCAGTCCGAGCTGATTCTCCGGCTGGCGCCGGACTGCACCGGCCGATGGGACCGTGTGCGGCTGGAGCAGGTGGTGACGAACCTCATGTCCAACGCGCTCAAGTTCGGCGCGGGCCATCCCATCGAAGTGCGGCTCGCGCAGGCGGAGGGACGTGTGTCGTTGGACGTCATCGACCAGGGCATCGGCATCCCCGCCGAACGGCTGCCCCACATCTTCGGCCGCTTCGAGCGCGCCGTCTCCTCCCGCGAATACGGAGGACTGGGCCTGGGCCTCTACATCGTCCGGGAAATCATCGCCGCGCTCGGAGGCCAGGTCCGGGCGGAGAGCGTGCTGGGCGAAGGCTCGCGCTTCACGGTGGAGCTCCCCAGCGAAGGCCCCGGAGACACCGCCCGCTGGGCCAGCGCCAAGGCACCTTGAGCCAGGCGCGGCGCGCTCAGTCGTGGGTGCCGATGTGCTGGTCGCCGTGCCGCTCGCAGATCCAGTGGAACGCGCAGGAGCACGCCACCGCACGGGCACTGGAGCAGCACCTGCCACCGAAGTGCTCTGGCAGCGGAGTCTCCTCTTCGTCCGGCGGATCCGGCAGGAGCATCGGCGTGCCCCGTCCCGACGCCGCGGGTCTCGTTCCGCAGCACCCGCGCGTCATGCAGCGAGGACACAGGGACAGCTCACAGTTGGCGCACCAGTCGAAGATTTCACCGGAGCTTCCGCGCCGCTCACATCCACCACAGGTGTCGAACAAGGCCGACCTCCAGGCTTGACGTGAAGCAGGGTAGGGCAGGGGTCTGACAGGGAGTGCCGCGTGAGGTGGGCCCGGTGAGGTCCTCGCGCCGTCCCGCAAGTGTCCATTGCGCCTCTGTCCGAGGGTGGATCCTTCCGCCGGTGAACGGCAAACGCGACGCCTGTGGGGCACTGAACGGTTGCTCCGGGTGCGTCGCACGCACATGGAAGAAGCTTGCGGGTAGGGCCAGTCACACGCGGAAGGAATGGGCCTTCATGAGCAGGGAACGACGCATCATCGGAGTCTTCGGTTCGGGCCAGGAGGAGCACCTGGAGCGAGTCATTCCGCTGGCGCGATGGATTGCCGAGGCGGGGTTCGACCTCCTCACCGGCGCGGGCAGCGGCGTCATGCGGGCCGCGGCGGATGCCTTCGTGCGTGTCGTGGGCCGCCGAGGCATCTCCATCGGCATCGTCCCCGGCACCGTGCGGGACGGCGACTACGTGCCCCGAGCCGGTTACCCCAACCCCGGCGTGGAGCTGGCCATCTACACCCACCTGCCCCTCAGCGGCGAGCAGGGCACGGAGCCGCTCAGCCGCAACCACATCAACGTGCTCACCCCCCACGCCCTCGTCTCGCTCCCCGGCGGCGCGGGCACCGCCTCCGAGGCCGCCCTGTGCTCCCGTTACGGCAAGCCCATCATCCTCTTTGGTCCCGCGGAGGCCTTCCGCCGCTTCCCGGCCGACATCGAACGCACCGACTCACTCGAGCGTGTCACCGAGTTCATTCGCGCCGCCATCCACGAACCCGCTCGCCTCCATGCCCATTGAACACAGTAAACAAGAAAAACTTGGATTGGTGGGTCGTGCTCGAAGACGGGGAGAAAGCGACTAGGATGGGGTGCTTGGGGGGCATGTTCCGCTCCGCGTTGAAGACCCGGGTCCCGCGTCGTCTCTCGTGCGTCGACATGATTAGCGCCGACTATCCACTGGCAAGCTGGTTCCTCGCCGTCTCGACGACGTTCTTCCTGCTGGTCTTCGCGCTGCCGCTCTTGCTGATGCCGTTGCGCTGGGCGCGGTGGTTCGGCTGGGCGCCGGTGCAGGGGAACACGGACCTGACGGTGTACTTCGGACGGTGCCTGGGCGGAGTCGCGCTGGCCATCATCCTCACGACGGCCCGGTACATTCCGGACCCACGGGGCCAGCCGGTCCTCTTCGAGCTCATCGGCTGGGTCTGCGTGGCGATGGTGGGGGTCCACGTGTGGGGGGCGCTGCGAAAGGCCCAGCCCATGTCGGAGACCCTCGAGACGTTCCTCTACGCCGGGGTAGGCGTGGTGGCGATGTGGATTCGTTTCCGGACGTTGGGGTGAGGGCGCCTGCATGTTGGCGGACATCGACCTGGTCCTATCCTCGCTGCGCCCCTACATCCCCGGCGCGCTGATTCGCCGGCTGGCGCACACGGAGGCGCATGCGCTGCCTCCGGTGGAGCCGGTGCGTGGCGCCATCCTGGTGCTGGATATCGCGGGCTTCACGCCCATCGTCGTGGGGCTGAGCGGCGAGGGGCCTCGGGGCATCGACGCGCTCCAGCACCTGCTGCGCAGCTACTACACGGAGATGATTGACGTCGTGAAGTCACACGGCGGAGACATCTACCAGTTCGCGGGTGACTCCATCCTGGCGTGCTTCGAGCCCGTCATGGATGAAGGCGACGTGGAGGCGGTGACGCGCGCGGCGCGGTGCGCGCTGGACATGCAGCGCAGGCTCTCGCGCTTCTCGCGGCTGGAGTTGTTGGGGCAGCGCTTCGGCGTGTCCTCGCGCATCGGCGTGGGCGTGGGCGAGTCGCACCGCATCGTCCTGGGCACGACGGGCATGTGGATGCACCCGGCGCTCATCGGCCGGCCGCTGGAGCAGGCCGTCGCCGCGGAGAAGCGGGCCCGGGTGGGCGAGGTCCTCCTGAGTCCGGAGGCGTGGGCGCTCCTGCCGGACCTGGCCCGGGTGGGCGAGGAGCGCGATGGGGCCTTTCGCCTGGAGCCCTCCGTGCCACTGGAGGCGCGCACGCTTCCGGCCGTCTCTCCTCCTGGAGGTGAGGAGCTGGTGGGGCGGTGCGCGCTGCTCTTGCATCCGGTCCTCTTCACGCGCATCACCAGCGCGCACCAGGAGCTGGGCGGCGACTTCCGCGACCTCACCTGTTTCTTCCTGCGCTTCAAGACGGACCATGCGCCGTCCGAGGTGGAGGGCTTCACCCGCCAGCTCAACGCCTTCTACGAGTACGTCCAGCGGGAGAGCGCGCACCACGGCGGCGTGCTCCTGATGACGGACTTCACGGACAAGGGCAACGTCCTCTACGTCCTCTTCGGCGCTCCGACGGCGCTGCAGAACAAGGAGGTGCTGGCCAGCAAGCTCGCGTGCAAGATTCTGCGCGAGCGAGAGAACTTCCCATACGTGCGCGAGCTCCAGATTGGCATCGCCACCGGGCACGCGTACTTCGGCGACATGGGCTCGCCCTTGCGCAAGGGCTACTCCGCGCTGGGCGAGGTGGTGAACCTGGCCGCGCGGCTGATGACGTACTCGAGCGCGGTGGGCATCCACATCGACGCGCACACGGAGCGCAAGCTCCAGCAGGGCGGCTTCACGACGGAGTTCGTGGAGGACGCGACGCTCAAGGGTGTCTCGCGCGCGGTGCCTGTCTACCGGCTCAAGGGCGAGGTGCGCCGCAGCCTCACCGTCAAGGGACGGGGCAGCCTCATCGGCCGTGTTCGTGAGCTGGGGCAGCTCCAGCTCGCGCTGAAGGAGTCTCGCGAGAGCACGACGGGCCGGCTGTGTGTCGTGTCGGGTGAGCCGGGCATCGGAAAGTCGCGCCTGGGCGCCAAGGTGGTGGAGGACGCGGAGGCGTGCGGCGCCCGGTGCCTCTACGGCATCTGCTACTCGTACGAGATGTTCACGCCCTTCTTCCCGTGGAAGGAGGTGCTCGTGCAGTTGTTCGGCCTGCACGAGGGCGATGACGTGGACACGCTAGGGGTGCGGCTGCGGCAGGGGCTGGACGGACTGGAGGGCGTGGGCCCGGAGTGGGTTCCGGTGATGGCCAACCTCCTGGGCATGGCCATGCCGGAGGACGTGTCCACGGCGGCGATGGACGCGCGCCACAAGAACCAGAAGGTCTTCCACATCATCTTCCAGCTCCTGGAGAAGCACTCGCAGGCGACGCAGCTGCTGCTCTTCTTCGAGGACCTCCACTGGGCCGACAACATCTCCATCGACCTCATCGAGTACGTGGCGACCCGGTTCACGTCGCTGAAGCTGACGCTGCTGGTGACGATGCGGCCGGGAGACTCGCTGCGCAACGTGGAGAGCCTGCCGTCGCTGCGCAGGTTGGAGCTGTCCAGCCTGGAGGACGAGGACGCGCGAGCGCTCCTGCGCGTCCACCTGCGCATGGACCCGCCGGACATCATGCTGGAGGACCTGCTGCTGTCGAAGGTGCAGGGCAATCCGTTCTTCGCGGAGTCCATCGTCCAGGGACTGGTGGAGGGAGGCTACCTGGGACCGGTGTCACCGGGCGCCCAGCGGCGCGAGCTCAAGCGGGGGCTCCAGACGCTGGTGCTGCCGGACTCCATCCAGGACGTGGTGCTCGCGCGCATCGACCTGTTGGGCGAGACGGAGAAGCTGGTGGTGAAGGTGTCGTCCGTCATCGGCCGCATCTTCTCGCTCGACGCGGTGGCGGCGTTGGCGCCCGGCTCGCTGTCGCGTCAGCGGCTGCGCAAGGCCATCGACACGCTGACGAACCTGGGCCTCATCCTGACGGAGGTGGAGGAGCCCCTCACCTGCATCTTCAAGCACATCGTCATCCGCGACGCGGCCTACAACACGCTGATGGTGTCGGCGCGGGAGGACCTGCACCGGCGGCTGGCGCGCTTCCTGGAGGCCCGGGCCGGAGAGAACCCGGTGGCCTCCGCGGGTATCCTCGCGTTCCACTTCCTCGCGGGCAACGACGAGGTGAAGGGCCTGGAGTACACGCTGCTGGCGGCACGCAGCGCCAGGGACCAGTACGCCAACGACGACGCCGTCCACCACTTCAACAAGGCGATTGAAATCCTGGCGACCACGGTGTCGCTGGACCCGGACGAGGTGCTGGTCAAGACGCGCCGGGTGATGCAGGAGCTGGCGGAGACGCTGCTGCAGGCGGGCAACTACGCGGGCGCCATCCACATGTTCGAGCAGTGTCTGGCGGACGAGGACCAGCAGTCGCGCCGCGCGGAGCTGCACCTGGGGCTGGGACGCGCGCACCAGGAGAAGGGCGAGTCCAAGCGGGCCATCCAGGAGCTGGAGCGGGCCATGGTGCTCATGGGGCTGAGACTGCCCAGCGGTCTGTTCTCCGTGGTGTCTCGCACGCTGCTCGCCTTTGTCCTCCACCTGCTCTACGGCGTGTTCCCCTGGCTCGCGAGGCCGCTGGGGCCCTTGCAGCCGCTGTATGAGCGGCGGCTGTCCACCATCATCGCGCTCATCAAAATCTATTACTTCAAGGACATCTCGAAGCTCACCTGGGCGACGTTCGTGGCGGTGTGCCTGGCGGAGCGCACGCGCTGGGAGCGCGGCATGAGCCTGGCGAGCAGCTCCTATGGCGCGCTGCTGTTCGGCTCGGGGTTCCTGGGCTTCTCGAAGCAGTGGTGTCTGCGGGCACTGGACTTCGCGCGCCGGGCCAAGGACTCGGCGGCGGAGGGGATTGCGCTCAGCCGGCTGGCGACGCTGGCCGTCTTCACCAACGACTTGTCGGGCGGCACGTACTACGCGGAGCAGGCCATGGCGCTGCTGCGCCACGTGCGAGACATGTGGGAGGTGCAGACGGCGCTGATGATGCTGGGCGCCAGCCACTTCTTCTCGTCGCGCTTCGAGAGCGCCGAGAAGATCTTCGTGGAGATGGGGAAGACGGGCGCGGACCTCCACGCGCTGATGCACCAGGGCTGGGCGCACTCGTGGGTGCCCATGTGCCGCTACCTGCGCGGCGAGGGCGAAGTGGGCGAGCTGTGCGCGGAGCTGGAGCAGGGGCTGCGCATCAGCATCGAAGTGCAGGACCTGGCCAACCAGTGCGCCAGCCTCAACCACCTGGTCAACGTGACGGTGCTCGAGCACCAGGTGGAGGAAGCGGGACTGATGGCGGTGCGCGCCAATGAGGCCCTGTGGCGCTATCCCGTCCTGGTGCCCTTCCTCCAGATTGGCCTGGTGGGCGCGGCGGAGGGCGCGCTGTTCGCGCTGGAGCAGGGGGCCATGGCGGTGCCGAAGGAGACGCTGTGGCGCATCGTCCAGCGGTGCCTGTTCAAGGCGCGCTTGCTGGCGCGGCGCTATCCCTACCTGAAGGGGCCCGCGCTGCGCGTGACGGCGCGCGCCCTGGCCCTGCGCAAGGGCATGCACGCGGCGGAGCCCTTGTTCCTGCGCGCCATCGCCTGCCTGGAGGACACGCCCAACCGATGGGAGACGGGCGTCGCGTATTACGACGCCGCGGTGGCGCTGCCTCACCGGCGCGAGGAGTTCCTCGCCCGCGCGCGGGAGATTTTCGAGTCGATTGGCGCGCGCGCGGAGCTGCGGCGTCTGGACCGGCTGGAGGCGGAGCAGCGACTGGTGCCGGCCGCGGCGGATTCGCCGCGCGCGGTGGCGCATCTCCGGTGAGGCGAGCGTCGAAGTGAGCCGGGGTGCCCGAGTGTGCGGGCCATGCTGGGTGCGGTCGCTCTTACCGCGATGCGGCTGCGGCAGTGGGCGCGCGGCGTGCTTCTGCGTGAGAGGCAACGCTGCCTGGCGTCTCCGGTCGCCCGGAGGGGAGCTACCTTAGGACCGTAAGTGAGCGTGTCGGACCCGTACGGCCAGACACCCCGGCATCACTGGGTGTTTCGACAAGCGAGCTGCATCCGACGACACGCCCCACCTGTCCTGACATGGCGCTGCCGCTCCCGGTCAGCGTGCATTCACTTCGCGTCCTGCACGTGAAGCGTCACGAGAATTCGCCATGCCTGGTGCGCGCATCGTCCCTAGGATGAGGGTCCCCCTCGACGCTTCATCAACGAGCTCCCCCATGCCCGTGACTGCCTGGAACATCGACCCCGCGCACTCCTCCGTCCTGTTCATCGCCCGCCACATGGTGGTGGCGCGCGTGCATGGCCGCTTCGAGCGCGTCTCCGGTGTCCTGCGCGTGGACGCGGAGCAGCCCACCCAGGGCGAGGTCGAGGTGTCCGCCGACACGGCGAGCATCTACACGGGGGCGCCAGAGCGGGATGCACATCTGCGCTCGCCGGACTTCCTCGACGCGGAGGCGGCTCCCAAGCTCACGTTCCGGAGCACGGGCATGGAGTCGACGGGAGGCGCGGGCTTCCGCTTGAGCGGTGAGCTGACCATCCGCAACGTGACGAAGCCCGTGGTCTTCGAGGCGCGCCACACGGCCACGTCGAAGGACCCGTGGGGCAACACGCGGCTCATCTACACGGCGCGCGCCACCCTCAACCGCTCCGACTACGGCATCCGCTGGAACAAGACGCTCGACAACGGAGGCTGGCTCGTCGGCGAGAAGGTGGACATCGAGCTGGACATCCAGGCCGTGCCCGCCGCGAGCTGAGACACCCGCGTCACGGCGCGGGGAGGAAGTCGGCCATGACCGCTGAGTGGTCCGAGCCGCCCAGGCCATTGCCACCTTCCCGCACCGCGCGGAACGAGCGGGGCACGTACGTCCCCGCCGCGCCGTTCGCGATGTACAGGTGGTCGATGGCCTGCCGTTGCCCGGAGTAGACATAGGTCCAGGTCTCGGTGTCGGGTCGGTCCTTCGCCACGCGCGTCAGGCTTCCGTTGAGCTCCAGGGCCGTGAGCGGCGGCGAGCCCGGGACATCGTTGAGGTCTCCTCCGAGCACCACGAGTGCTCGAGGGGAGCGCGCGGCGGCCTGGGTCATGATGGTCCGCGTCGCCTCCGCCTCGGCGTAGCGGCGGCCGGGGTCGTCATCCACCTTCGAGCGGAAGTGCGCCGCGAAGACGATGACCTGCTTGCCCTTCACGTCCAGGTGGACCTCCAGCAGCTCGCGCGAGAAGCGCGTCGTCGAGCCGTTGGGCCGGACGAGGGTGCGCTCACGGTGTCCCAGCACCTGCGTGATGGGGAACGCGGAGAGCACCGCCACGTCCACGGAGGCGGTGGACCCTGTCTCTCCCAGCACGCCATGCGGGAACTCGGGGAGACGGGCCTTGAGCGCGTCGAGCCCCGCCTGGGTCTCCACCTCCGCGAGCAGCATCACATCCGCGTCGAGCAGCTCGATGCCTCGGGCGAGCTGGTCGGCCTGGGCTTCGAAGGCGGCCGGAGAGGGCAGGGCCTCGTACTCAGCGCCGCCGCATTTGCCGGAGTCGCAGACGGTGTCGAAGAGACGGTGGACGTTGAGCGCGCCGATGCGCACGCTGCCCTCGGGCCGGACGACCTCCTCGCTCTCACAGGGGCGGGTGGGGCACGGTGTCTCCGGGCTCGGCGTCTCGGGGGGAGGTCGCCCGTCACAGGCGGACACGCCGGACACCAGGCCCAGCAGGAGCCAGGCGCGGAGGAGTGACGTCACGGACAGGCGGGCGGGGCCGCGTACCAGGGAGAGAGGCATTCGGCAGTGGACAGTACCACCGTGCGCGGAGGCACGTTCCCACACTGGATTGCACTCACGGGATGAGCTGCTAGGTTTCCGGCGCGTCGATGCCCCGCGCACGTCCGCTCAGTGTTTCATGTGCGGGAGGGCGGGTGGTGCCCCGCAGGGGTTCCGAGGGACGGGGCGGCTGGACGCCCTCGCGAGGAGTCGCCGCGGCACTGTCCCGGGAGCGAGGCGCGCGTTACGCATGTCATCAGCGGTGCTGGGCATGCGAAGGGTGAGGTTGTCGAAGGAGGCGTGACATGGTCTGGGAGATTCTCATTGGAGCGGTGGTGATGACGCTCGTCACGATTCTCGCGACGGGGCCCGGGATGTGGAGCTCGACGTGGGGCTGGAAGGACCGCGAGAAGAAGGGGAAGGACGCCCCGAAGAAGGACGGGTAGCGAGAGGGACGTCGAGCGTCCCTCCGCTGGTTCCGTCTGCGAGGCGCGCGTGTCACTCCACGAGCATGCGCTTCACGGGAGCGGGGTCCACGGCCACCATGAGCGGACGGGTGAACTGGGTGAAGGAGACCAGCGCCTGACCTGGCGCGAGCCTCGACACGCGATTCCAGAGGCTCTCATCGATGCCACCCACCGCGCGCTGCATGCGGGCGATGACGGAGCTATCGGTGATTTTGTGGACGATGAAGTTGTTGAGCAGCCCCAGGACCTCTTGAGGGAGGTGCTGCGGGAGCTGCGTGACGAACACGAGCCCTAACCACCGCTTGCGGCCTCGCTTGGCGATGCGCGCCACCTGCTCGAACAGCACGGGCATCTGGGAGATGCGGCTGGCCGAGAGGAACTCGTGGGCCTCCTCGATGACGATGAGCACGGGCGTGACGTCCTGGCCCTTGGCGTTGGCGCGGGTGTAGCGGGCCTCCTGGGTTTCCTGAAGGCCCCGGAGGATGTCCGCGATGACCAGGTTGTTGAGCTGCGGCGAGTCGGTGTCGGACAGGTCGATGACGGAGACGCGGCCCGGTGTGAGCATCGCCTCGTAGTCGACCTTCGGGGTGGTGCCGACGTCGAAGATGTTGAGACGGCGCAGGCGGTGGAGCTTGCTGGCCAGGGCCCTCCAGCTGATTTCGTTCTTGCTCGTCTGCGCCATCACCCGCGCCATGACGCGACCCGGGTTGTTGCGGAACTCACTGTAGAGGGTGGGACCCCGGGGCACGGGCTCCTCGCTGGGGACGGCGTCTTCGGCGTCCTTGCGGGCGCCGCGCGAGCGGCTCTTGGTCTCCGTGCGGCCTTCATCGCTGAGGCTGTAGAGATAGGCGCTCACGACGTCCAGCACGTGCTGGATGGTCATCCGAGGGTAGCCGGTGGTGAGCTCATCGACGTCGAGCGCCGCGCGGTGCTCATCGGGCGTGGTCGGGAAGATGTTGAAGTCCTCGAGCAGCATCTTCGTGACGTCGTAGGCCTTGAGGAAGCGCTCCTGCTGCGCGTCCGACATCTCGAGAATCTCGGCGAGCGCGTAGGGGGACAGGCTGGAGAAGGCGAGGGAGAAGGGGCGCAGGTTGCGGTGGCGGGGGTTGAGGCTGGCGCGGCCCGTCAGGTGGTGGATGTGGAGGTCCTTGACGCCCTCGGCCCGCTGGCCACGGCGCCGGAGGGCCTCCAGCATGGCGGGGTGCTCCGTGGGGCGGTCCACGTGGGTGTATTCGCCTTCCACGTCGAAGATGATGGTGGCGATACCCTGGGTCTGCGCGCGGTGGATGAGCGTCGCGACGGTGGTCGACTTGCCGCCACCCGTGGTGCCGA is part of the Myxococcus landrumus genome and encodes:
- a CDS encoding molybdenum cofactor carrier protein → MSRERRIIGVFGSGQEEHLERVIPLARWIAEAGFDLLTGAGSGVMRAAADAFVRVVGRRGISIGIVPGTVRDGDYVPRAGYPNPGVELAIYTHLPLSGEQGTEPLSRNHINVLTPHALVSLPGGAGTASEAALCSRYGKPIILFGPAEAFRRFPADIERTDSLERVTEFIRAAIHEPARLHAH
- a CDS encoding AAA family ATPase, which translates into the protein MLADIDLVLSSLRPYIPGALIRRLAHTEAHALPPVEPVRGAILVLDIAGFTPIVVGLSGEGPRGIDALQHLLRSYYTEMIDVVKSHGGDIYQFAGDSILACFEPVMDEGDVEAVTRAARCALDMQRRLSRFSRLELLGQRFGVSSRIGVGVGESHRIVLGTTGMWMHPALIGRPLEQAVAAEKRARVGEVLLSPEAWALLPDLARVGEERDGAFRLEPSVPLEARTLPAVSPPGGEELVGRCALLLHPVLFTRITSAHQELGGDFRDLTCFFLRFKTDHAPSEVEGFTRQLNAFYEYVQRESAHHGGVLLMTDFTDKGNVLYVLFGAPTALQNKEVLASKLACKILRERENFPYVRELQIGIATGHAYFGDMGSPLRKGYSALGEVVNLAARLMTYSSAVGIHIDAHTERKLQQGGFTTEFVEDATLKGVSRAVPVYRLKGEVRRSLTVKGRGSLIGRVRELGQLQLALKESRESTTGRLCVVSGEPGIGKSRLGAKVVEDAEACGARCLYGICYSYEMFTPFFPWKEVLVQLFGLHEGDDVDTLGVRLRQGLDGLEGVGPEWVPVMANLLGMAMPEDVSTAAMDARHKNQKVFHIIFQLLEKHSQATQLLLFFEDLHWADNISIDLIEYVATRFTSLKLTLLVTMRPGDSLRNVESLPSLRRLELSSLEDEDARALLRVHLRMDPPDIMLEDLLLSKVQGNPFFAESIVQGLVEGGYLGPVSPGAQRRELKRGLQTLVLPDSIQDVVLARIDLLGETEKLVVKVSSVIGRIFSLDAVAALAPGSLSRQRLRKAIDTLTNLGLILTEVEEPLTCIFKHIVIRDAAYNTLMVSAREDLHRRLARFLEARAGENPVASAGILAFHFLAGNDEVKGLEYTLLAARSARDQYANDDAVHHFNKAIEILATTVSLDPDEVLVKTRRVMQELAETLLQAGNYAGAIHMFEQCLADEDQQSRRAELHLGLGRAHQEKGESKRAIQELERAMVLMGLRLPSGLFSVVSRTLLAFVLHLLYGVFPWLARPLGPLQPLYERRLSTIIALIKIYYFKDISKLTWATFVAVCLAERTRWERGMSLASSSYGALLFGSGFLGFSKQWCLRALDFARRAKDSAAEGIALSRLATLAVFTNDLSGGTYYAEQAMALLRHVRDMWEVQTALMMLGASHFFSSRFESAEKIFVEMGKTGADLHALMHQGWAHSWVPMCRYLRGEGEVGELCAELEQGLRISIEVQDLANQCASLNHLVNVTVLEHQVEEAGLMAVRANEALWRYPVLVPFLQIGLVGAAEGALFALEQGAMAVPKETLWRIVQRCLFKARLLARRYPYLKGPALRVTARALALRKGMHAAEPLFLRAIACLEDTPNRWETGVAYYDAAVALPHRREEFLARAREIFESIGARAELRRLDRLEAEQRLVPAAADSPRAVAHLR
- a CDS encoding YceI family protein; the encoded protein is MPVTAWNIDPAHSSVLFIARHMVVARVHGRFERVSGVLRVDAEQPTQGEVEVSADTASIYTGAPERDAHLRSPDFLDAEAAPKLTFRSTGMESTGGAGFRLSGELTIRNVTKPVVFEARHTATSKDPWGNTRLIYTARATLNRSDYGIRWNKTLDNGGWLVGEKVDIELDIQAVPAAS
- a CDS encoding endonuclease/exonuclease/phosphatase family protein encodes the protein MPLSLVRGPARLSVTSLLRAWLLLGLVSGVSACDGRPPPETPSPETPCPTRPCESEEVVRPEGSVRIGALNVHRLFDTVCDSGKCGGAEYEALPSPAAFEAQADQLARGIELLDADVMLLAEVETQAGLDALKARLPEFPHGVLGETGSTASVDVAVLSAFPITQVLGHRERTLVRPNGSTTRFSRELLEVHLDVKGKQVIVFAAHFRSKVDDDPGRRYAEAEATRTIMTQAAARSPRALVVLGGDLNDVPGSPPLTALELNGSLTRVAKDRPDTETWTYVYSGQRQAIDHLYIANGAAGTYVPRSFRAVREGGNGLGGSDHSAVMADFLPAP
- a CDS encoding ATP-binding protein, with translation MSRPLNGASAPQGYSPTRGRTATLEEPPRQEPAPEPPGSNSRPPARPLPNGPRANEVLQRAPATPAARPTGTPVPVNGRSADPLRRESPLLDPPPGTPQTRPASPRSNEPSQDTRTQQPARARIIEALQRESSGDARQPPTSPRPNDPPMRAPQPPAPRPESRPPPPTSARANEVARQEAPAAEEPGTTAESRGGSVVRPTPPEALEELESLQLSVKPSTPEDEELMKAVAFTHFDTSSSEDNLITLLITREDLPQLASQTLVRIKSREDQRSYLGVVVRGPFAEPNAVPAGSTMAIGVVTQGKRMTYTFDYHGRAEVELLGEETGGVLEPPRFRPRPQSPVFKLDDEESARVLGVGGELSMGMVVGYNKMEARIHPRDKAVLPRHTGIIGTTGGGKSTTVATLIHRAQTQGIATIIFDVEGEYTHVDRPTEHPAMLEALRRRGQRAEGVKDLHIHHLTGRASLNPRHRNLRPFSLAFSSLSPYALAEILEMSDAQQERFLKAYDVTKMLLEDFNIFPTTPDEHRAALDVDELTTGYPRMTIQHVLDVVSAYLYSLSDEGRTETKSRSRGARKDAEDAVPSEEPVPRGPTLYSEFRNNPGRVMARVMAQTSKNEISWRALASKLHRLRRLNIFDVGTTPKVDYEAMLTPGRVSVIDLSDTDSPQLNNLVIADILRGLQETQEARYTRANAKGQDVTPVLIVIEEAHEFLSASRISQMPVLFEQVARIAKRGRKRWLGLVFVTQLPQHLPQEVLGLLNNFIVHKITDSSVIARMQRAVGGIDESLWNRVSRLAPGQALVSFTQFTRPLMVAVDPAPVKRMLVE